From Candidatus Xianfuyuplasma coldseepsis:
AACGCATTAGTTGATGAGGGAATGTAAAAGAGGAGAAAGATAGCTCTAAGTCTGTTTTTCGTAATACAGAGTTGGATAGTCCTAAAGAACCTCCAATAATGAATGTAATATGAGAAGAGTTGTAGGTTTTGATGTCTTCAATCTTATTGGCGAGTTCTTCTGATGAAAAGGCATGGCCTTTTATGGTTAAGGCAATTACATAGGAATCGGATGGGATTTTTGCGAGGATCTTATCTCCCTCTTTATCTTTCACCTGGTCTTGTTCCTTGGTGGAAAGAGACTCTGGGGCTTTTTCATCTTTTACTTCAATGATATTTAATTTGGCATAAGAGGATAGACGTTTTGTATATTCCTCTATTCCTTGATTTAGATAATTCTCTTTTATTTTACCAACTGCAATGATTGTGATATTCATTCGTATTCACCTTCTAGAATTTGATGGGCAACTTCATCGGCAAAGCGAAGAAGTTCAAATAGTGGTTCACTGTACTCTTGTAAAGATTGATAATCCAGTTCTTTTGGTAGTTTAAATTTATGTTTTAATGAAATGGCGACAGCCACTTCTTTCAAATCGGAAGCAACATAGTAACTGTGCGTTTCAAATGTACGAGGGATTGCTTGAAAGATGCTGTAAAGAATAGAATCTGGATGAGTTGTAGGTTGATCTTCTGGGACAAATATCTTATCTTCATATTCCCCTAAACGAGTCATTTTGATACCCTTAATGTGTGGTTTTCCTTTACTACGGAGTTGTTGTCGTGGGATGTTATCGATTGGGATTCGAATATAGAATCCATCAAAATGAGTTGTTGTATTTTTCCCATCCGATGTGGTCATAGTACAACGGAAGATGTTGTATTTTGCATCGTTATTAAGTCCGGATGTGATTACGAATTTTGAGCTGATACTCGCATGTCTGGTAAATAGACCCATATCGATATTGAATTGTTTATCGACATTTGCTTTGTATTCATAAATGTAATCCATGTCGTGTTGGGAATTGTATAGGTTCATCAACTCTTGATTTAAATACTCGTTTTTTAGTTTATTATTGCGCGTTGTAGCAGCGATAAAATAAATCAATACCATCAGAAAGATACTTGATCCCATTACACTAATGGGAACATACCATTCAAGTCCTGTGGAATACAGAACAATACTGAGAATAATGACGACTAAAAAGATGATTGTATAGCTAAAAGTGAACTGCTTTTTCGCTTTTCGATTCATTTCCACACGCAGTTCGTTGATTGTACTAATGACGCTGTCATAGGTTGTATATGAATTCATAAATCCACCTCCATCTCCTCTTTATTATATCATCTCGTTGTGGGATTCTAAAATGTATTTAATAGTTGTATTGTTTTGCCTTTGTGGTATGATAATATAGAAGAGTTTGACATTCAAAGGATTAAGGAGTTTTAATATGATTATTAGACCATCCATACGTAATAATTTCTTTACCAATGCCCATCCGGAAGGATGTAAAATAACCTTAGAAAACCAGATTAACGAAGCGAAACAACAGGAGCCATTTGACGGTCCAAAGAATGTTTTAATTATCGGCGGATCCAGTGGTTATGGACTCGCGAGTCGAATTAGTTTAGCTTATGGATCAAACGCCAATACCGTTAACGTATCATTTGAATCCGCTCCACGCGGAAAACGGACGGGAAGCGCAGGTTTTTGGAACAATGTGTTCTTCCAGCATTTCGCTAAAGAAACGGGAAATATCCATAAAGATTTCTTAGGGGATGCGTTTAGTCCCGAGACCAAGGAACTAGTTCTCAACTATGTTAAAGACACCTTTGATGGATTGGATCTGATTGTCTATAGTTTAGCCAGTGGAGTACGTAAAAACTTCAACACTGGAGAGACGGTTCGTTCAAGTATCAAATCCCTTGGTGAACCTGTTGTTGGAACCACAATTGATATCGCGAGTATGACAGCTTATGAACTAGAAGTCCTACCTGCGAGTGAACAAGAAGTGAAGGATACCGTCTATGTCATGGGTGGTAGTGATTGGGCTGATTGGGTTCATACATTTGGAGAAGCTGGGGTATTAAATCAAGGATTTAAAACCATTGCTTATACCTATATTGGTGGTCCAACCACAGAAAACATCTACCGTAGAGGTAGTTTGGGACAGGCCAAGGAAGATTTGGAAGCTCATGCCTATCAAATGAATCAAAAACTACAAGAACAATACAATGGCGAAGCGTTAATCTCATCGAGCAAGGCTGTGGTGAGTAAGGCCAGTGTATTTATCCCCCAACTTCCAATCTACTGTGCTTGCTTGTTTGACGTGATGAAGGAACGCAAGATTCATGAAACCATCTTAGAGCACAAGTATCGTTTGTTTAAAGATATGGTGTATGGCGAACAACGGATTATAGACAACAAAGGACGAATTCGTCTCGATCACTTGGAAATGGATCCATCGGTACAAGAGGACGTTACCAATCGAATGGAACATGTTACAAAAGAGAACCTCTTCTCTTTACAAGGTACCAAAGATTTC
This genomic window contains:
- the rlmH gene encoding 23S rRNA (pseudouridine(1915)-N(3))-methyltransferase RlmH, yielding MNITIIAVGKIKENYLNQGIEEYTKRLSSYAKLNIIEVKDEKAPESLSTKEQDQVKDKEGDKILAKIPSDSYVIALTIKGHAFSSEELANKIEDIKTYNSSHITFIIGGSLGLSNSVLRKTDLELSFSSFTFPHQLMRLILLEQLYRSFRINNNEPYHK
- the fabV gene encoding enoyl-ACP reductase FabV — translated: MIIRPSIRNNFFTNAHPEGCKITLENQINEAKQQEPFDGPKNVLIIGGSSGYGLASRISLAYGSNANTVNVSFESAPRGKRTGSAGFWNNVFFQHFAKETGNIHKDFLGDAFSPETKELVLNYVKDTFDGLDLIVYSLASGVRKNFNTGETVRSSIKSLGEPVVGTTIDIASMTAYELEVLPASEQEVKDTVYVMGGSDWADWVHTFGEAGVLNQGFKTIAYTYIGGPTTENIYRRGSLGQAKEDLEAHAYQMNQKLQEQYNGEALISSSKAVVSKASVFIPQLPIYCACLFDVMKERKIHETILEHKYRLFKDMVYGEQRIIDNKGRIRLDHLEMDPSVQEDVTNRMEHVTKENLFSLQGTKDFIHEFFQINGFNIDSIDYEADVDIDEYVTKYVPKDLQI